A window of Gopherus evgoodei ecotype Sinaloan lineage unplaced genomic scaffold, rGopEvg1_v1.p scaffold_57_arrow_ctg1, whole genome shotgun sequence genomic DNA:
GGACTCTGCGATCGGGGCAGAGAGATGGGGTGAGTCCAggagagacccccccccgcccagcctgCCTCCCAgacacccccagagccccctcacccAGCTCCCCGAACACCAAAGAGCCCCCTGCCTAgcatgccccctccccagataCCCACAGAGACCCCCACTCAGCCTGCCCCCCCCGATTCCCCTaaagcagcccagcccccccaacaCCCACAGAGCCCTCActcagccccccagccagccagcccgccCAGACACCCCAGCACCCCACTCACTCTCTGCATCCTTGCTGTCCGGGGCGCCAGGGGGCAGGCGCTGCAGATAATCCTTGAGCAGAAGCTCGTAACGGGGGATCCTCTGGACGGGCTCCAGCATGTGGTGCTGCAGGGTGAGATTCCCGCAGGCCTCCTCCATCTGCAAAggggggctgtgagccaggatgcctgggttctctccccggctcagggagggcagtggggcctggtggttagagcagggggctgggagccaggactccttggttctctccccggctcagggaggggagtggggtctagtggttagagtagggggagccaggacgcctggattctctccctggctctgggaggggagtgggttctagtggttagagtagcgggagccaggacgcctggattctctccctggctctgggaggggagtgggttctagtggttagagtaggggggctgggagcccagttgagaatttgaaagtagaaggaagcttgggtgaaagtgatcatgaaatcatagagtttgcaattctaaggaagggtagaaaggagtacagcagaatagagacaatggatttcaggaaggcggattttgataagctcagagagctgataggtaaggtcccatgggaatcaagactgaggggaaaaacaactgaggagagttggcagtttttcaaagggacactattaagggcccaaaagcaagttattccgatggttaggaaagatagaagaTGTGGCAAAAGAGccccttggcttaaccacgagatcttgcatgacctacaaaataaaaaggcgtcatataaaaaatggaaactaggtcagatcacgaaggatgaatataggcaaataacacaggaatgcagaggcaagattagaaaggcaaaggcacaaaatgagctcaaactagctatgggaataaagggaaacaagaagactttttatcaatacattagaagcaagaggaagaccaaggacagggtaggccgactgctcaatgaggagggggtaacagtaacgggagacttggaaatggcagagatgtttaatgacttctttgtttcggtcttcactgagaagtctgaaggaatgtctagtatagtgaatgcttacgggaagggggtaggtttagaagataaaataaaaaaagagcaagtaaaaaatcacttagaaaagttagatgcctgcaagtcaccaggcctgatgaaatgcatcctagaatactcaaggagttaatagaagaggtatctgagcctctagctattatctttgggaaatcatgggagacgggggagattccagaagactggaagggggcaaatatagtgcccatctataaaaagggaaataaaaacaacccaggaaactacagaccagttagttcaacttctgtgccagggaagataatggagcaggtaatcaaagaaatcatctgcaaacacttggaaggtggtaaggtgatagggaatagccagcatggatttgtaaagaacaaatcgtgtcaaaccaatctgatagcattctttgataggataacgagccttgtggataagggagaagcggtggatgtgatatacctagactttagtaaggcatttgatacggtctcgcatgatattcttatagataaactaggaaagtacagtttagatggggctactataaggtgggtgcataactggctggatacccgtactcagagagtagttgttaatggctcccaatcctgctggaaaggtataacaagtggggttccgcaggggtctgttttggggccagttctgttcaatatcttcatcaacgatttagatgttggcatagaaagtacgcttgttaagtttgcggacgataccaaactgggagggattgcaactgctttggacgacagggtcaaaattcaaaatgatctgaacaaattggagaaatggtctgaggtaaacaggatgaagttcaataaagagaaatgcaaagtgctccacttaggaaggaacaatcagtttcacacatacagaatgggaagagactgtctaggaaggagtatggcagaaagagatctaggggtcatagtggaccacaagcttaatatgagtcaacagtgtgatactgttgcaaaaaaagcaaacgtgattctgggatgcattaacaggtgtgttgtaaacaagacacgagaagtcattcttccgctttactctgcgctggtcaggtctcagctggagtattgtgtccagttctgagcaccttctggagagggtccagagaagagcaacaagaatgattaaaggtcttgagaacatgacctatgaaggaaggctgaaggaattgggtttgtttagtttggaaaagagaagactgagaggggacatgatagcagttttcaggtatctaaaaggatgtcatcaggaggagggagaaaacttgttcaccttagcctccaatgatagaacaagaagcaatgggcttaaactgcagcaagggagatttaggttggacattaggaaaaagttcctaactgtcagggtagttaaacactggaatagattgcctagggaagttgtggaatctccatcgctggagatatttaagagtaggttagataaatgtctattagggatggtctagacagtatttggtcctgccatgagggcaggggactggactcgatgacctctcgaggtcccttccagtcctagagtctatgaatctatgaatctatgcctgGGTTCCTCACCTGGATCTGGTGGACAATCAGCTTGAAGTGGGCGGATCGCTCCATCCAGGTGTTGACGAGCTCCATGGCCCGGTCGAAGTTCTTGACATACTCCCCGTACATCTTGAGAAACGGCGCCAGCTTCTGCAGTATGTCCCCGATGCAGGGGTGCCTGTCCCTGGGGGTACATGGGGGGCATCACAGCTGGCGCCCCATGTCCAAGTCCCTACTCcctggagccagccagtcccccataTGGCGTTATGTGCGGCGGTTCCCCAGCCGcctcgccccagaggtggctgcatctcggcAACGTCTTACCCCCTGGCCCATAGCTCACTCACCATTCCTGCATGCGCTTCTCCAGCTCGGGCAGCAGGAACTGCTGATGGAAACAGTAGATGGAACAGATGTTGGAGAAAATCCCCATCACCACGTCACCAGGGAAAGAGCTTCTGCTGCGGGCTTCCTCCAGGAGACGGGCACAGAACACCTGTGTGGGGGAACCAGTGAGCACCACTagcgccccctcccctcccagagccggggagagaacccaggagtcctgctcccagccccctgctctaaccaccagcccccactcccctcccagacctgggagagaacccaggagtccgggctcccagccccctgctctaacccaccagcccccactcccctcccagagctgggagagaacccaggagtcctgctcccagccccctgctctaaccaccagcccccactcccctcccagagctgggagagaacccaggagtccgggctcccagccccccagttcCTGGTACCTGATCCAGCAGGTGCAGCCGGGCGACGTAAGCCTTCTCTGTCTGCAGCAGCTCATTGGCGATGTGGAAGGCTTTTTGGGGAGCTGTGagctgggagggcagagggggagagagagagctatcAACCCCATACACACCCGCCCCAAGCCTCTGCCCCCTATGTCCccacctcacacacacagatctgccttgccccaaacccccaccaccagctctctcccctggcagtcaggggtgggagttgggggggccgtggggcagggagtggggcagggcagggaattggaCGAGGGCGCTCTCCGCTGGCAGTCAGGGCCGAGTGCTGTGGGGCACTATGGGACacggagcggggcaggggggctctcccctgccagtggggctgggcgctggggggggggtgccatggggcagagagcacggcagggggctgggcaggggatgctctcccctggcagtggggctgggcgctgggggtgctggggggcaaggaatggggcatgggggctctcccctggcagtggaGCCGAGCGCTGGGGGGAACCAGATATCACCTCCGGCCCGTTGTCTCTCTCGGCCCGGGGGGGCCCCGAGCCCGGCCCCGGCTCCCCGTCGTCCCCGCTCCCCTCGTCCAGGTCACTGTCCACCTCGGAGtcgaggctggggggggggcccgGGATGCCCCCCCCGTCGCCCTGCACCTCATCCCCCCCGAAGCCCAGCTCCTGGCTGGTGGAGGGGGAGCTGATGCTGTCAAAGCCGCTGTCCCGGTTGGCCAGTTTCCcgctgggggccgggggaggcaggcagggggcctggTCCCCCCGCCCGGCTGGTCCCGACTCCTGCCCCCCCGGCAGATCCCAAAGCGCCAGTAGCTTGGGGGTTACATCTGCTGCGCTGGCCTCCCCAGGGCCCAGCGGGTcc
This region includes:
- the FGD1 gene encoding FYVE, RhoGEF and PH domain-containing protein 1, encoding MQRTSMIGIPSLEQAGSFSQQFKATRFSYHLESGAGGHRAGPPGQGSRRLVKSLSLEPRSEPWRPETAQRLSSDPGPHSDGGEPRTALPRRAPGPKPQVPPKPGHLQSDHPPRPPPPIPPPPSRPLPANPRLGPRSPLTLHPEAQDGAGSTAVLSLIEKFERDPVIPTPEQPPSPTSPDPLGPGEASAADVTPKLLALWDLPGGQESGPAGRGDQAPCLPPPAPSGKLANRDSGFDSISSPSTSQELGFGGDEVQGDGGGIPGPPPSLDSEVDSDLDEGSGDDGEPGPGSGPPRAERDNGPELTAPQKAFHIANELLQTEKAYVARLHLLDQVFCARLLEEARSRSSFPGDVVMGIFSNICSIYCFHQQFLLPELEKRMQEWDRHPCIGDILQKLAPFLKMYGEYVKNFDRAMELVNTWMERSAHFKLIVHQIQMEEACGNLTLQHHMLEPVQRIPRYELLLKDYLQRLPPGAPDSKDAEKSLQLIATAAEHSNAAIRKMVGWGPKSMEDYDSHEALRSDA